A genome region from Salvia splendens isolate huo1 chromosome 19, SspV2, whole genome shotgun sequence includes the following:
- the LOC121778842 gene encoding bidirectional sugar transporter SWEET1-like: protein MALLFVILAIFSTVALVSIFALKQEKKRQFICGLAATIFSIIMYASPLSIMISNGFGCFLGAMQLTLYAIYRKSKDEAKKPTIDGNLEMGLANSHQPKQPALTFH, encoded by the exons ATGGCTCTTCTCTTTGTAATTCTTGCTATATTTTCCACTGTTGCTTTGGTCTCTATTTTTGCCCTCAAACAGGAGAAGAAAAGGCAGTTTATTTGTGGTTTAGCTGCCACTATTTTCTCCATCATAATGTATGCTTCTCCTCTCTCAATCATG ATTTCTAATGGATTTGGGTGTTTTTTGGGAGCAATGCAATTGACTTTGTATGCCATCTACCGCAAGAGCAAAGATGAAGCCAAGAAGCCCACAATCGATGGGAATTTAGAAATGGGCCTTGCAAATTCTCACCAGCCCAAGCAGCCAGCCTTAAcatttcattaa
- the LOC121778552 gene encoding bidirectional sugar transporter SWEET1-like, producing MSQAKALHLVFGVLGNATGLFLFLSPSVTFKRIIMNKSTEQFSGIPYVMTLLNCLLAAWYGLPFISPNNYLVSAINGTGVVIESVYVLIFLVYAPKKEKGRIMALLFVILAIFSTVALVSIFALKQEKKRQLFCGFAATVFSIIMYASPLSVMRMVIKTKSVEYMPFLLSLFVFLCGTSWFIYGLIGNDKFLYIPNGFGCFLGAMQLTLYGIYRKNKDEVKKPTVDGNLEMGLADSHQPKKPAYTKNGKP from the exons ATGAGTCAAGCCAAAGCCTTGCATTTGGTGTTTGGAGTTCTTG gaAATGCTACtggtttgtttttgtttctcTCTCCCTC GGTTACTTTCAAGAGGATCATCATGAACAAATCAACTGAGCAATTCTCAGGCATTCCATATGTTATGACATTGCTCAACTGTTTGCTTGCTGCTTG GTATGGGTTGCCTTTTATATCACCAAACAATTACTTGGTTTCAGCAATAAATGGGACAGGAGTAGTGATTGAGTCAGTTTATGTCCTAATATTTCTTGTATATGCTCCTAAGAAGGAGAAAGGAAGAATCATGGCTCTTCTCTTTGTAATTCTTGCTATATTTTCCACTGTTGCTTTGGTCTCTATTTTTGCCCTCAAACAGGAGAAGAAAAGGCAGTTGTTTTGTGGTTTTGCTGCCACTGTTTTCTCCATCATAATGTATGCTTCTCCTCTCTCAGTCATG AGAATGGTAATCAAAACCAAAAGTGTAGAATATATGCCATTTCTCTTGTCACTGTTTGTCTTCCTATGTGGTACTTCATGGTTCATTTATGGCCTCATTGGTAACGACAAGTTTCTCTAT ATTCCTAATGGATTTGGGTGTTTTTTGGGAGCAATGCAATTGACTTTGTATGGCATCTACCGCAAGAACAAAGATGAAGTCAAGAAGCCCACAGTCGATGGGAATTTAGAAATGGGCCTTGCAGATTCTCACCAGCCCAAGAAGCCAGCCTATACCAAAAATGGCAAGCCTTAA